The Treponema medium genome has a window encoding:
- a CDS encoding L-lactate permease, with product MPLINFILAMLPIIWLIISLSKLKMSSCNACGIALLITAILAALYWKLPLLHISSAMLEGATYALWPICLIIVAALFTYNLTIKTGAMEMIKGMLIGISDDKRILMLIIGWGFGNFMEGMAGFGTAVAIPASILAGIGLNPINAVTACLVANTTPTAFGSAGVPTATLASITGLDLQQLAANAALIQAVHTFLSPFFAVVICGEGIKALKGVWHITLIASLSFVAPYLLFAQLLGPELPTIVGSICSMLCVIIVVKFSKRNGNEACGTAKIESEYSVKTAAKGTTIPAPAAHIGFAEGLRAWAPFVLIFILLILTSKICPPVHNAIKDFKHSFLIYTGDGGKPLTFSWINTPGVVIFIAAICGGLIQKASLSEMAGVLGFTLKKYWRTFVTICSVLATAKVMIYSGMISDIARSAVVATGPVYPFVAPLIGVLGAFITGSGTSTNVLFGNLQLETALSLNLNPYWITAANVMGAGIGKMVCPQNIAIGAGAIGITGSDSKILAAVFKYFVMYALLAGVICFVGSLLM from the coding sequence ATGCCACTGATTAATTTTATACTTGCAATGCTACCGATTATCTGGCTTATTATTTCTTTAAGCAAGCTCAAGATGAGCAGTTGTAATGCCTGCGGTATTGCGTTGCTTATAACAGCGATTTTGGCGGCGCTGTATTGGAAATTACCTCTCCTGCATATCTCGTCCGCTATGCTCGAAGGAGCGACGTATGCGCTCTGGCCTATATGTTTGATTATTGTTGCCGCTCTTTTTACATACAATTTAACGATAAAAACCGGCGCTATGGAAATGATCAAAGGGATGTTGATCGGTATTTCCGATGATAAAAGAATACTGATGCTGATTATCGGCTGGGGTTTCGGTAATTTTATGGAAGGCATGGCAGGGTTCGGTACTGCGGTTGCTATTCCCGCATCGATTCTTGCCGGAATAGGTCTTAATCCCATCAACGCGGTAACAGCTTGTCTTGTTGCAAATACGACACCGACTGCGTTCGGCTCGGCAGGAGTGCCGACAGCAACACTTGCCTCCATTACGGGGTTGGACTTGCAACAGCTTGCTGCAAATGCCGCGCTCATACAGGCCGTGCATACATTTCTTTCGCCATTCTTTGCAGTGGTGATCTGCGGCGAAGGAATAAAGGCATTAAAAGGCGTATGGCATATTACGTTAATCGCATCGCTGTCGTTCGTTGCTCCCTATCTTCTTTTTGCACAGTTGTTAGGCCCTGAACTTCCGACTATTGTCGGTTCAATTTGTTCGATGCTCTGCGTAATCATTGTAGTAAAATTCAGCAAAAGAAACGGTAACGAGGCTTGCGGTACCGCAAAAATAGAATCGGAATATTCCGTAAAAACTGCTGCGAAAGGGACAACAATACCAGCTCCAGCTGCACATATCGGTTTTGCCGAAGGCCTGAGAGCGTGGGCGCCGTTTGTACTCATCTTTATATTGTTAATTCTTACCTCCAAGATCTGCCCTCCCGTACACAACGCCATCAAGGATTTCAAACATTCGTTCTTAATATATACGGGAGACGGTGGCAAGCCGCTCACATTCAGCTGGATAAATACTCCGGGAGTGGTGATATTTATAGCGGCTATCTGCGGAGGGCTTATTCAAAAGGCTTCGTTATCCGAAATGGCAGGTGTGTTAGGCTTTACCCTAAAAAAATATTGGAGAACCTTTGTAACGATTTGCAGTGTTTTAGCAACTGCCAAGGTGATGATATACAGCGGGATGATCTCCGATATTGCACGCTCAGCTGTTGTTGCAACCGGCCCTGTGTATCCCTTTGTTGCACCGCTTATCGGCGTACTGGGAGCGTTTATAACAGGATCGGGTACCTCTACCAACGTCCTCTTTGGGAATTTACAGTTAGAAACCGCCTTGTCGCTCAATCTAAATCCCTATTGGATTACTGCAGCAAATGTGATGGGCGCCGGTATCGGTAAAATGGTATGTCCGCAGAATATTGCAATCGGTGCAGGAGCTATCGGTATTACCGGTTCCGACAGCAAAATTCTCGCGGCAGTGTTTAAATATTTTGTTATGTATGCATTGCTTGCCGGAGTAATCTGTTTTGTCGGCTCGTTACTGATGTGA
- a CDS encoding peptide ABC transporter substrate-binding protein, whose translation MNKKNIVLFLILCIFPFVACAESETYPQNEFIVSVTTGIPNLHPHAAYNANEAQILTGLYEGLCTYDPYTLQPVAGLAKDWKISADGLTWTFTLRDKLTFENGDPITAQVLCDSFINLLNPKLDLPYASLLDCVKGVKEYRTGKSSDMSAIGLCAESDTSLKISLIYPAEQLANILCHHAFSAVHPSQFKAINQCAGKSSFAKPSEAFKPIASGPFKIESFTAEKIRLIKNSTYWDSESVRLPAISILLDEDADKMTEAFNQGTVHWLCGSVNLNKVAAAYTIHITPMFATEFFYFKTNTAPCNNQTLREALLAALPYTELRKDYLIPAKTLVFPLTGYPTVPGIDKQDTAKAEKLLKNLPQSQTTEPVKILLPETAFYTEQAALLKTAWQKIGISAEITTVPFEEYYDRLKTDDYHLAVISWIGDFADPLAFLELFRSDSTLNDSGWHNTDYENFIKKASAEQNRKTRFEYLAKAEQLLLDSSVLIPLSHIPAINVIDLSDIKGWYVNAVNIHPFKCIRFAQPDPLPGVALHSKENR comes from the coding sequence ATGAATAAAAAAAATATAGTATTGTTTCTTATTTTATGTATATTTCCATTTGTTGCATGTGCAGAAAGTGAAACTTATCCTCAAAACGAATTTATCGTTTCGGTTACTACCGGTATTCCAAACTTACATCCTCATGCTGCATATAATGCAAATGAGGCGCAAATTCTAACCGGCTTGTATGAAGGACTGTGTACCTACGATCCTTATACGTTACAGCCGGTCGCCGGATTAGCAAAGGATTGGAAGATCAGCGCAGACGGTTTAACGTGGACGTTCACATTGCGGGATAAGCTCACATTTGAAAACGGCGATCCTATCACCGCTCAAGTATTATGCGATTCATTTATCAATTTGTTAAACCCTAAGCTTGATTTACCTTATGCCTCACTTTTAGATTGCGTTAAAGGAGTAAAAGAATATCGTACCGGAAAAAGTTCCGATATGTCGGCTATCGGCTTATGTGCGGAGTCCGATACTTCATTAAAAATCTCGCTTATATATCCGGCAGAACAATTAGCTAATATACTCTGCCATCATGCATTTTCAGCAGTACATCCTTCGCAGTTTAAAGCAATAAATCAATGTGCGGGTAAATCTTCATTTGCGAAGCCTTCCGAAGCTTTTAAACCGATCGCGAGCGGTCCATTTAAAATAGAAAGTTTTACCGCCGAAAAAATTCGTCTCATAAAAAATTCTACTTATTGGGATTCTGAATCGGTACGGCTCCCTGCAATCAGTATACTATTGGATGAAGATGCCGATAAAATGACGGAAGCATTTAATCAAGGAACTGTTCATTGGCTTTGCGGGTCAGTCAATTTAAATAAAGTAGCGGCGGCATATACCATCCATATTACGCCGATGTTTGCAACCGAATTTTTTTATTTTAAAACAAACACAGCGCCATGCAATAATCAAACGCTCAGAGAAGCGCTGCTTGCAGCACTCCCTTATACCGAATTGCGCAAGGATTATTTAATTCCTGCTAAGACGCTGGTATTTCCTCTCACAGGATACCCCACAGTACCGGGTATTGATAAACAGGATACGGCAAAGGCGGAAAAGCTTTTAAAAAATCTGCCGCAATCACAGACAACAGAACCGGTAAAAATTCTCCTGCCGGAAACAGCATTCTATACCGAACAAGCGGCATTGCTGAAAACTGCATGGCAAAAAATAGGAATTTCAGCAGAAATTACAACCGTTCCTTTTGAAGAATACTACGATCGGTTAAAAACAGATGACTATCATTTAGCCGTTATTTCGTGGATTGGCGATTTTGCAGATCCGCTTGCTTTTCTGGAATTATTCAGGTCGGATTCGACTTTAAATGATTCAGGCTGGCATAATACCGACTACGAAAACTTTATCAAAAAAGCATCGGCGGAACAAAACCGTAAAACCAGATTTGAATATCTTGCAAAAGCGGAACAGTTGCTGTTGGATTCGTCAGTTCTTATCCCGCTTTCTCATATTCCTGCAATCAACGTAATCGATTTAAGTGATATAAAAGGCTGGTATGTAAACGCAGTTAATATCCATCCGTTTAAATGTATCCGCTTTGCACAGCCGGATCCGCTCCCCGGAGTTGCATTACATTCCAAAGAGAACCGCTGA
- a CDS encoding anhydro-N-acetylmuramic acid kinase, giving the protein MKYLDFINEKKEKTAIGLMSGTSVDGIDAVLLTITGSGLDTRIAECAFLTVPYPQEVRQRLLALASGSFGGSEELSAMNVYLGELSAEACFAVCKKANIDISTVDFIGSHGHTVFHAPNERYYFGKNIKSTLQIGEAAVIAERTGCVTVADFRVRDVAAGGAGAPLVPFTEYLLYREPDTVIGLQNIGGIGNITLLPADADMDGIIAFDTGPGNMLIDGLMRLITGGTQNYDEDGKCATAGAVDSVLLDFLKTDPYLQLKPPKTTGREHYSEAFIQALYDKGTSLQLPPETIVRTATYYTAYSIAYSLNTFGLPMPQKLIVGGGGCRNPVILDHLRQLLPECSVLTNEDIGKNSDSKEASAFAVLANEALCGNPNNVPSATGARKFVVMGKISI; this is encoded by the coding sequence ATGAAGTATTTGGATTTTATAAACGAAAAAAAAGAAAAAACGGCGATTGGGCTTATGAGTGGAACGTCTGTTGACGGTATCGATGCGGTGTTGCTGACTATTACCGGCAGTGGACTCGATACGCGCATTGCGGAGTGTGCTTTTCTTACTGTGCCTTATCCGCAAGAAGTACGACAGCGATTATTGGCGCTTGCTTCCGGTTCTTTCGGCGGCAGCGAAGAATTAAGCGCGATGAATGTTTATCTTGGAGAGCTGTCAGCAGAAGCATGCTTTGCCGTATGCAAAAAGGCGAATATCGATATCAGTACGGTTGATTTTATCGGTTCGCATGGACATACGGTTTTTCATGCACCGAATGAACGATATTATTTTGGCAAGAATATTAAAAGCACGCTGCAAATCGGTGAAGCCGCTGTTATTGCAGAGAGAACCGGATGCGTTACGGTTGCCGATTTCCGCGTTCGGGATGTCGCGGCGGGCGGGGCAGGGGCGCCGCTTGTTCCGTTTACCGAGTATCTCTTATACCGAGAACCCGATACGGTAATCGGCTTGCAGAATATCGGCGGTATCGGCAATATCACGCTTTTGCCTGCCGATGCCGATATGGACGGTATTATCGCTTTTGATACCGGTCCGGGCAATATGCTGATAGACGGCTTGATGCGGCTTATCACCGGCGGTACGCAAAACTATGATGAAGACGGCAAATGTGCCACCGCCGGTGCCGTCGATTCGGTATTGCTTGATTTTCTTAAAACGGATCCTTATTTGCAATTAAAACCGCCAAAGACCACCGGCAGAGAACATTATTCCGAAGCGTTTATACAAGCGTTGTATGATAAAGGTACATCATTGCAGCTGCCGCCGGAAACAATTGTGAGAACGGCAACCTATTACACTGCGTATTCAATCGCGTATTCGCTTAATACATTCGGATTGCCGATGCCGCAAAAACTGATAGTCGGCGGAGGCGGCTGCAGAAATCCTGTTATCTTAGATCATCTGCGGCAGCTGCTACCTGAATGTTCCGTGCTAACCAATGAGGATATCGGTAAAAACAGCGATTCAAAAGAAGCATCTGCTTTCGCTGTACTCGCAAACGAAGCGCTCTGCGGTAATCCGAATAACGTTCCGTCTGCAACAGGTGCAAGGAAGTTTGTCGTGATGGGAAAGATCAGTATATAA
- a CDS encoding potassium channel family protein — MDVQQNFAVIGLGEFGIRICEMLAEGGGSVVAFDHDAQAVDRVKKIVPAAMVIDTTDENALRKAPLDDIDVAIVAIGDNKEASILTTTLLKEREIPYIVARAVSPLHAIVLKRVGASRVLKIEEESASRIANELINPEALNSLSVIEGYGICEVKVPKFFIGKTLSQVAIKEKFNLTLIMVVRLELDIDTVGNPLNREAMYEPDDNLELQTGDKLFVFGSLEKIAEFRNI; from the coding sequence ATGGATGTACAACAAAATTTTGCGGTTATCGGATTAGGTGAATTCGGTATTCGAATTTGTGAAATGCTTGCTGAGGGAGGCGGTTCGGTTGTTGCGTTTGATCATGATGCGCAGGCTGTCGATCGGGTAAAAAAAATTGTTCCGGCGGCAATGGTGATCGATACTACCGACGAAAACGCACTCAGAAAGGCTCCGCTCGACGATATCGATGTTGCCATTGTTGCAATCGGCGATAATAAGGAAGCAAGTATTTTAACAACAACACTGTTGAAGGAACGGGAAATTCCCTATATCGTAGCGCGGGCGGTTTCTCCCTTACATGCGATTGTGTTGAAGCGGGTTGGAGCTAGTAGAGTATTAAAGATTGAAGAAGAATCTGCCTCCCGTATTGCCAACGAATTGATTAACCCCGAAGCGCTTAATTCGCTTTCGGTTATCGAAGGATATGGAATCTGTGAAGTAAAAGTACCGAAGTTTTTTATTGGGAAAACACTGTCGCAGGTTGCGATCAAAGAAAAATTCAATCTAACCTTAATTATGGTTGTCCGTCTTGAACTCGATATCGATACGGTTGGCAATCCTTTGAATCGCGAAGCGATGTATGAACCGGATGATAATCTTGAATTACAAACAGGCGATAAACTATTTGTTTTCGGCAGCCTCGAAAAGATTGCGGAATTTAGAAATATCTAA
- a CDS encoding phospholipase D-like domain-containing protein — MVLYLLNSDIDPTAKITWLVVIMLLPAFGALLFWYTQSDLGNRLARKRLNNLLALTQDSIPQDMQVAEALSVQDKGIAGLAHYMRHTGCHPVFNQTEVTYFPSGKAKWKEMLIQLRQAKHFIFLEYFIIEEGLMWGSVLKILAQKVKEGVDVRLMYDGTCEFSTLPHDYPDRLKKLGIKCKIFGQLTPFLSTHYNYRDHRKILVIDGRVAFNGGVNLADEYINVINKYGYWKDAAVMLHGAAVKSFTLMFLQLWSLHEKEWNFNEYLDVPIKALPVSAAGFVIPYGDSPADENRVGECVYMDILNRAHRYVHIMSPYLILDGEMETMLKFAAERGVDVKLILPGIPDKKAPYALAKTHYASLLASGVQIYEYTPGFVHAKVFVCDDREAVVGTINLDYRSLYHHFECATYLYGVDCIEDIETDYQSVLKQCRAVTVETIRHEKWTVKASGIVLKAIAPLM, encoded by the coding sequence ATGGTGCTGTATTTACTCAATTCAGATATCGATCCTACCGCAAAGATTACATGGCTAGTTGTTATTATGCTGCTTCCGGCATTCGGGGCTTTATTGTTTTGGTATACTCAAAGCGATCTTGGAAACCGTTTGGCACGAAAACGGCTGAATAATCTTTTAGCGCTGACGCAAGACAGTATTCCGCAAGATATGCAGGTTGCAGAGGCTCTGTCGGTACAAGATAAGGGGATAGCGGGGCTCGCTCATTATATGCGTCATACAGGGTGTCATCCCGTGTTTAATCAAACTGAAGTAACCTATTTTCCCTCTGGAAAAGCTAAGTGGAAAGAAATGCTTATTCAACTGAGACAGGCAAAGCATTTTATCTTTTTGGAATATTTTATTATAGAAGAAGGGCTAATGTGGGGGAGCGTTTTGAAAATATTGGCGCAAAAGGTGAAAGAGGGTGTAGATGTCCGGCTTATGTACGACGGAACCTGCGAATTTTCTACATTGCCCCATGACTATCCTGATCGTCTGAAAAAATTGGGTATTAAATGTAAGATATTCGGACAGCTTACTCCTTTTCTTTCGACACATTATAATTATCGAGATCACCGTAAAATTCTAGTTATTGACGGGAGGGTCGCGTTTAACGGCGGTGTTAATTTAGCAGATGAGTATATCAATGTTATTAATAAATACGGATATTGGAAAGATGCTGCCGTTATGCTGCACGGCGCTGCGGTTAAAAGTTTTACATTGATGTTTTTGCAGCTATGGAGCCTGCACGAAAAAGAATGGAATTTTAATGAGTATTTGGATGTTCCCATTAAAGCCTTGCCGGTTTCTGCAGCCGGTTTTGTTATTCCTTACGGCGACAGTCCTGCCGATGAAAACAGAGTCGGTGAGTGTGTGTATATGGATATCCTTAACAGAGCGCATCGGTATGTACATATTATGTCGCCCTATCTTATTTTGGATGGGGAAATGGAAACGATGTTAAAGTTTGCTGCAGAGCGCGGTGTGGATGTTAAGTTGATTTTACCGGGTATACCCGATAAAAAAGCTCCCTATGCATTGGCAAAAACGCATTATGCTTCTTTGTTGGCTTCGGGAGTACAGATTTATGAATATACGCCGGGCTTTGTTCACGCAAAAGTTTTTGTGTGCGATGATCGGGAAGCCGTTGTCGGTACCATCAATTTGGATTACCGAAGTTTATATCATCATTTTGAATGCGCTACGTATTTATACGGTGTAGACTGTATTGAAGATATTGAAACGGATTATCAATCCGTATTAAAACAGTGTCGTGCAGTAACGGTTGAAACTATCCGGCATGAAAAATGGACGGTTAAAGCTTCCGGCATTGTTCTTAAAGCTATTGCGCCATTGATGTAA